Proteins from a single region of Nitrospirota bacterium:
- the pabA gene encoding aminodeoxychorismate/anthranilate synthase component II, with the protein MLLMIDNYDSFTYNLVQYFGELGEDVQVFRNNKITIDEIETMKPDRIVISPGPCTPNEAGISVETIRHFGGKVPLLGVCLGHQSIGAAFGGEIIRAPRLMHGKTSLIHHDGRILFEGLPNPFEATRYHSLIIRKETKPDCLEVTAWTDTGEIMGVRHKELVIEGVQFHPESILTLAGKDLLRNFLKLKQT; encoded by the coding sequence ATGCTATTGATGATTGACAATTACGATTCTTTTACCTATAACCTGGTCCAGTATTTTGGCGAATTGGGTGAGGATGTTCAGGTCTTCAGAAATAATAAAATAACGATCGATGAGATCGAAACGATGAAGCCCGACAGGATCGTCATATCACCGGGTCCATGCACGCCAAACGAGGCTGGCATCTCGGTCGAGACGATCAGGCATTTTGGCGGGAAGGTGCCGCTCCTCGGTGTATGCCTTGGCCATCAGTCGATTGGCGCGGCCTTTGGAGGCGAGATCATCCGTGCCCCGAGGCTTATGCATGGCAAGACCTCACTTATTCATCACGACGGCCGGATACTTTTTGAGGGGCTGCCCAATCCTTTTGAGGCGACGAGATATCATTCGCTTATCATAAGGAAAGAGACAAAGCCCGACTGCCTTGAGGTCACGGCATGGACCGATACGGGAGAGATCATGGGCGTAAGGCACAAGGAACTGGTAATAGAGGGGGTGCAGTTTCACCCGGAGTCAATTCTTACCCTGGCAGGAAAAGACCTGCTCAGAAACTTCCTTAAGCTGAAACAAACGTAG
- the trpE gene encoding anthranilate synthase component I — MLYPDFEEFKRLAQKGNLIPVYREILADTYTPVTAFLKLGGSPSFLLESVEGGEKWARYSFLGSRPAKILKGRGRTVEILEGSSAPRIIETESPVDVIKAEITAYRPVEVKGLPRFFGGLVGYIGYDMVSFFETIELKAKDGIGLPDFFLMLTDTMLVFDSLKQKIKVVSNAHVDGRPLEEIYAESVQKIDEIIGRLRTPLQGTDVSGTGKAAGFNSNMPKDGFLSAVEKAKEYVMAGDIVQVVLSQRFERSSQVDPFDIYRALRVINPSPYMYYLDIGDGKIVGSSPEILVRVENRKIVLRPIAGTRRRGETDAVDKELEEELKCDPKEIAEHIMLVDLGRNDVGRVAKVGSVKVTDLMTVERYSHVMHLVSNVEGDLKEGLDSFDVLGACFPAGTVSGAPKVRAMEIIDELEPARRGPYAGSVGYLSYSGNLDMCITIRTLVVKDDKVYVQAGAGIVADSEPEKEYTETVNKAKGMMKAVDMAEEGLD; from the coding sequence ATGCTCTATCCTGATTTTGAAGAATTTAAGAGGCTTGCGCAAAAGGGCAACCTTATCCCGGTGTACCGGGAGATCCTCGCTGATACGTATACGCCGGTGACCGCATTTCTGAAACTCGGCGGGTCTCCGTCTTTTCTGCTTGAGAGCGTTGAGGGCGGCGAGAAATGGGCGCGTTATTCATTCCTCGGCTCCCGTCCTGCAAAAATTCTGAAGGGAAGAGGCCGGACGGTCGAAATCCTTGAGGGCAGCAGCGCGCCGCGGATTATCGAGACCGAAAGCCCGGTTGATGTCATCAAAGCGGAGATCACGGCGTATCGCCCGGTTGAGGTGAAAGGGCTGCCACGGTTTTTTGGCGGCCTTGTGGGATACATCGGCTACGACATGGTATCGTTCTTTGAGACGATCGAACTGAAGGCCAAGGACGGCATCGGCCTTCCCGATTTCTTTCTCATGCTTACCGATACCATGCTTGTTTTCGACAGTCTGAAGCAGAAAATTAAGGTGGTATCGAATGCTCATGTTGACGGCAGGCCCCTGGAGGAGATCTATGCGGAATCCGTGCAGAAGATCGATGAGATTATCGGCAGGCTGAGAACGCCTCTGCAGGGCACTGATGTCAGTGGCACGGGAAAAGCGGCCGGCTTTAATTCGAATATGCCCAAAGACGGGTTCCTTTCTGCGGTGGAAAAAGCGAAGGAATATGTTATGGCAGGCGACATTGTCCAGGTGGTCCTGTCGCAGCGGTTCGAGCGGTCTTCGCAGGTTGATCCCTTTGATATCTATCGTGCGCTGCGGGTGATCAACCCTTCGCCCTATATGTATTATCTTGACATCGGAGACGGGAAGATCGTGGGCTCGTCGCCCGAGATCCTTGTGAGGGTCGAGAACCGGAAGATTGTGCTTCGCCCTATCGCCGGTACGAGGCGGCGGGGAGAGACCGATGCGGTTGATAAAGAGCTTGAAGAAGAGTTGAAGTGTGATCCGAAGGAGATTGCCGAGCATATCATGCTGGTAGACCTGGGAAGGAATGATGTGGGGCGCGTGGCAAAGGTCGGCTCGGTCAAAGTCACGGACCTGATGACTGTCGAACGGTACAGCCATGTGATGCATCTCGTGTCGAATGTGGAAGGTGATCTGAAGGAGGGTCTTGATTCCTTTGACGTCTTAGGTGCCTGTTTTCCTGCGGGCACGGTCAGCGGCGCTCCAAAGGTCCGCGCCATGGAGATTATTGATGAACTTGAGCCTGCCCGTCGCGGTCCCTATGCCGGATCGGTCGGTTACCTGAGCTATTCAGGGAACCTTGACATGTGTATCACGATCAGGACCCTGGTCGTCAAGGATGATAAGGTTTATGTCCAGGCAGGCGCAGGTATTGTTGCCGATTCAGAGCCGGAGAAGGAATACACGGAGACGGTGAACAAGGCTAAGGGCATGATGAAGGCCGTTGACATGGCAGAAGAGGGATTGGATTAG